A region from the Antennarius striatus isolate MH-2024 chromosome 24, ASM4005453v1, whole genome shotgun sequence genome encodes:
- the zgc:113142 gene encoding D-beta-hydroxybutyrate dehydrogenase, mitochondrial, which translates to MNTTLLIGQISGIVSVLGLLLYFFAKLVSRHRCRDMQNGFGYAVLITGCDSGFGHQLAHCLDSKGFVVFAGCLFPQGPGAQNLAEQTSSNLRILKLDVTNDKEVEQARKTVQDNLPEKGLWAVVNNAGITDWAEIEWSTIEDFRNMVDINLFGSIRTSIAFLPLVRATKGRMVYTSSIFSFFNCLNMGAYSVSKRGLEAFADCLRVEMASFGVKVSIIQPGNFGRATNIVKMKTGADIWKKLNDNQQQVFNRQYIELASEYFISTIKKGFKNADLVINAMLHAIMSAKPRRRYLLVSAMDRFFFQLYPYFPTTLTDGMFSASSIYAKRKEMLYAK; encoded by the exons ATGAACACCACTTTACTCATCGGCCAGATCAGTGGCATTGTTTCTGTCTTGGGCTTGTTGCTCTACTTCTTTGCAAAGCTGGTTTCCCGCCACCGTTGCAGAGATATGCAGAATGGATTTGGCTACGCCGTGCTGATAACGGGCTGCGACAGCGGTTTCGGGCATCAACTGGCTCACTGTTTGGACAGCAAAGGTTTTGTGGTCTTTGCCGGGTGTTTGTTCCCACAAGGTCCCGGAGCCCAGAATCTGGCCGAACAGACCTCCAGCAATCTGAGGATCCTCAAGCTGGATGTCACCAATGATAAAGAGGTGGAGCAGGCGAGGAAGACCGTCCAGGACAACCTGCCGGAGAAAG GCCTGTGGGCGGTTGTGAACAACGCTGGCATCACAGACTGGGCAGAAATTGAATGGAGCACCATTGAAGATTTCCGCAACATGGTGGACATCAACCTGTTTGGCTCCATCAGGACCTCCATTGCTTTCCTACCTTTGGTTCGTGCCACCAAAG GTCGGATGGTTTACACCTCCAGcatcttttccttctttaaCTGCCTGAACATGGGGGCCTACAGCGTGTCAAAGCGGGGGCTGGAGGCGTTTGCGGATTGCCTGAGGGTTGAAATGGCCAGTTTTGGTGTGAAG GTCAGCATCATCCAGCCAGGTAACTTCGGACGAGCCACCAACATCGTGAAGATGAAGACAGGAGCTGACATCTGGAAAAAGCTGAACGACAACCAGCAGCAGGTGTTCAACCGGCAGTACATCGAGCTGGCCAGCGAGTATTTCATATCCACCATAAAGAAGGGATTCAAGAACGCCGACCTGGTCATCAACGCCATGCTGCACGCAATCATGTCCGCCAAGCCCAGACGCAGATACCTGCTGGTGTCAGCCATGGATCGGTTCTTCTTCCAGCTCTACCCTTATTTCCCCACCACCCTCACCGACGGCATGTTTTCTGCCAGCTCCATATAtgctaaaagaaaagaaatgctttATGCAAAatag